aaaatccccgccctgtggtgtcaaactgctggtaaaatccctgccaaaagtccccacaccccaggggaaccctaggttaggcccattcacCGCTATTTTtagcgcgaaaacaaaaccaccacagtcactcggcactgcagggccccatcgaaggtgaaaacacggcccatttccgcCGCTATCCTCGGTATGCCCCTGGACCTGGAAAGTGGTGGGggcgtgtttacaattgactggtgcattagggTCTAAGGATTACAAGAATTTGGAATAAGAAATAGAGAAACTAGTCAGTTCCATACAAAGCTGCCATGTAatatttctggagaccatttcaggggattttgacatatttttcgaaTTCGAAGAGATTGTTACATAagaacagatttattttatatcgcTAACACGCGAGCATCACTTTACCTTCTATTACATtctaagtacatgtatttaattaatacttCTATATGAATCACTTGTATTTTTATGAGACACTGTGTTGATTACATGTTATATACACATATTCCACAAAAagcaatttcaaacaaaaaatatatataataaccaaTATAATGGGCTTACCGATAAATAAACTTATCTACTTACTATCAGAAATGATCACTTTCAGACTAGTagagaaaatggaataaatgttttcaatcttGGGCATTTCTTCAATTTCCAATATAGTCGTAATTGTTTGCCTTTGATCATGATAAAAACTAAATGTATactttttgtgtaaatgttgataaacatgtttccttttggcatttatcaaaacaaacatcacCATTGTAATTCATAAAGTCATTTTCTCCCGTGTAGCAGGAGTAGAGTTGtttgattatgcaccagtcaattgtaacctaaatttatttggtttaaggGGTTGGTTATATGGGGGGTTGTGGTACTCTCTCAAGAGCATTTTAACATGTCTAGACCAAATTGGTGCATATTTTGCGAAAGTATCTTGAGCGCCAAGCAgaaatgcttaccttcagtctTAAGAAAACGGTCCTTAGCATCCAGTTCGAGTCAACGTGGAAtgcgagccaagcgagttcgggcaaacggggttcgactgtacagaGAAACGACAGAACTCATGTGTATACAAGGAATGTTCAAtggtgtgtgtacgtgtgcgcCTTTATTACTGTGTCCACACAAGGAATGTTCAAtggtgtgtgtacgtgtgcgcCTTTCTTACTGTGTCCACACAAGGAATGTTCaatggtgtttgtacgtgtgcgCCTTTCGAACTGTGTCCACACAAGGAATGTTCaatggtgtttgtacgtgtgcgTCTTTCGAACTGTGTCCACACAAGGAATGTTCAAtggtgtgtgtacgtgtgcgtcTTTCTTACTGTGTCCACACAAGGAATGTTCAAtggtgtgtgtacgtgtgcgtcTTTCTAACTGATTCCACACAAGGAATGTTCAAtggtgtgtgtacgtgtgcgcCTTTCTAACTGTGTCCACTTAAGGAATGTTCAAtggtgtgtgtacgtgtgcgcCTTTCTAACTGTGTCCACACAAGGAATGTTCAAtggtgtgtgtacgtgtgcgcCTTTCTTACTGTGTCCACACAAGGAATGTTCAAtggtgtgtgtacgtgtgcgcCTTTCTTATTGTGTCCACACAAGGAATGTTCAAtggtgtgtgtacgtgtgcgcCTTTCTAACTGTGTCCACACAAGGAATGTTCaatggtgtttgtacgtgtgcgCCTTTCTAACTGTGTCCACACAAGGAATGTTCAAtggtgtgtgtacgtgtgcgcCTTTCTTACTGTGTCCACACAAGGAATGTTCAAtggtgtgtgtacgtgtgcacCTTTCTTACTGTGTCCACACAAGGAATGTGCAATggtgtgtgtgtacgtgtgcgcCTTTCTAACTGTGTCCACACAAGGAATGTTCAAtggtgtgtgtacgtgtgcgcCTTTCTTACTGTATCCACACAGGAATGTTCAATGGTGTGTGTACGTGTTCGCCTTTCTAACTGTGTCCACACAAGGAATGTTCAAtggtgtgtgtacgtgtgcgcCTTTCTAACTGTGTCCACACAAGGAATGTTCAAtggtgtgtgtacgtgtgcgcCTTTCTTACTGTGCCCTAACagtgtgcctctaaacagagtttatacagtaaaactgcgatcgttCGAACTAACCgactaaaatgaaaactttgGTCTTTCGAAACATCGGATCACTCGAGTTTTAGCACGTGTTCCTGCATcttcgagcgatcgcagttttactgtatttgaaAGTCTGACTACTCGCGGGCACGTATTGTATTTCTGTCTGgaatatcaaacattttctgtcaaaatatatatatgatatgtttttaCCTTGTATTCTAATTCCAACGATGCGTATACAATAGACCAATGACGGACCTGAAGAAAAATATGCGATTCTTCTATTCATGTGCCGTGACGCCCGGAAGAAAGCTGTTCTCGGTGAAAAGGcgtatgtttacaatattacgttcaaacatattataaacgCATCGGTGTTGCTAGAAaaggtaaaacaaaacaaaatcaaaataacgAACAAGTAGAGTTTATCGATTCGCTTGgtaaatacatgtttgtatcgACCAGAAAAGGTCCATATCAAAAGCTTCATTCAGGAATTCTAGTGGCTTCCTAAACCAAGCGATCCGAAAGCGCTCGCCATCATCTTGAATGACAAGTTTAAGAATGTGTTCGCGAAAAAACTCGTCCGACATGCCATAACAGTGGATTGGAAAAGGGTGCAAACGCCCCTAGGGAACCTAAGGCTGTTGGCTCTGCCTCCATTCCATCCTTTATACTGATAGAAGCAGTATCAGAGTTAGCCCAAGCCCGTGCGATTTCTCAACCGTCGCCAGGTTCCAAAAGACTGTCGCGAAGTAAACATTGTCCCCATATTTAAGAAAGGTGATCGGCACGAAGCAGCCAATTATAACATGCCAAACTCGGAGAGCATCTATAGGTTATATCGTTAATCGTTTGTTTTCCGATGCCGTGCTACCAGTCTGTCAATATGTTTTGTTCTTCAAGGGCAAATTACATCAATTCGGAAGTGACTTCTCAGTGTTAAGTgggttttttcttctttttagcACATGTCAGTGAGTTAAAGCATTGCTATATTATCTCAGACCATCTTTAAAGGTTTTGgagctgaatggtttgtgatttaaaataaaaccgtATGATAATGGCTGAATCGTCTTGACACCGGATGTGGTGATTTTATCGAATACTGTGGTTACATtcaaccaatttttttttgttaatataaaattaacttTCTTTTACCTAACGTTGTTGAGTGTGGAGTACATAGGTGGAACTTTCTTCCCCTCTATGGTGTATGGGGTTGTGGAACACTATACATCCGTGTTATTTTGCGTGCACATTGGTCAATTGACTATAGAAAATATACGAAGTTTATTTAGTGGTCTTTGACATTTAACGTGAGAGATACTACTGCTGAGTGGTGTAATGTGTACGAGGAGCTTACAGGTTATGGACGTTACTGAACAAGGTGAATGAACGCCGAATTGGACGGCAACCGAGTCAACCTCACAAGCAAAGTCAGTTTTATCAACGGGGTCGGGACGGGTAAGGGAATGCCTTGCGCCTGTGTGCATTAAACACTGTCTGTTCCTATTTGGTTTCAGCAAACCCCTGGTCCGGCTTAAAATGTACAAACCAGATCTCGTTGCGACCGTAAAACAGCTGGAATGTCCGTATACTGTGTAACCAACTCAACACCTCCTACCGCCGTCTCGCCTCGCTTTCACTTCCgcttatttttctattttggaTAGGTCGGATCCGGATGAGTGGTCCCACCGGAAGTTGAAAGATGCGTGCAGACGATGAATTTCTTCTCGAAGCCGTTTCTTCTCTCCAAGGTGAGGCGAGTCTGAACGAGAGACTGTATGGAGAGTTGGGCCGCTTTGAagtataaatacattgtataatcaGATAAGTATAACTATTCAAAAGGTTGCCTTTTTATTCtatcgtaaaatataaatattagtgTTAGTAAATTATATGGTATATATAAACGTTATTCGTGCTGAACAGAGataaaatgttttgctagaTGCTGGAGATTAGATCCATATTTTGTAGGACATACCATGACATTGGAAAATATAAAtcgttataatatatatagatGACAGTAATCTTTTGTGATAATGacctttatcatttatatagGACAAACTGTCAGACAAGCGAACATCCACACTGTCGACATAAATATACGCAATGAATGTGACcaatatgttaacaatatgCAAAAATACATAAACTGTAAAATACTTTACAATGGTATATTTTTTAGCCTTTTCTAGCATCTTTATAGCATAATGAATGTATTTACATTGGATGCCGACAGACAACAAGAGTGATATTGGGTGGCCTTTAACGTTATCAAGGGTCAAGTGTATCAAGAGTAAGTTCAGTGTTTAACTTAATGTAAATACCAATACATTTAACCATGCCAATCTTACAATATAGGCTCTGTTAATGCATTCGTATCATGTGCGAGTTCTTTCAGCGCCCTGTTCTAGGCTATATGCAAGGAGGCGGCGAAAGGCCTTCAACCTTGCGGCATCCTGTCACTCCGGCTTCACAGCCACGTGTCACACGGGCTCACGCTCCTGTCAGTGCATTTACATTCGGACCTCCTCGGCCactttccatcgaaaacaacctcggatatatgccggtacatcagaagAAGTAGATCGTTGAATTGTAAATACTAGAAATTCTATTCAtaaattgtagtgttttaatgtgtattttgtacttctaagtttaaattgattgcaagtgAAGTGTactattgcataaataattaagaattccAGCAGTAAAGTCATTcggtttaactgcttaattcaTCGACATGTACTGGCAACGTATAGTTAAATGTCAACATTGTAATCCGTCCATATAcggccaaggagttccgaatggtgcCTTTAGTGCCTTTGTTTATCACTTGTTTACACAGATTCGTCGTTACAATTTGGTCGCtacaaattaattttaagtttgtatCGTTATGATTTAATTTATCACGCGGAAACAACGAACTAAGGTCGTTCCCtcatatgatgttttatttttgtgaacTTATTACTTATTGAATGACATATCATTTTAAGCGCCCATTTCAGAACAAGAACACCTTAACGGACCTCTGTTTCTTCCACGAGGTTATATTCAAGGCGGTCACGTCCCGGTGGTGTTTCAGCGGATCCAAGGGTCTGTATTCACGAATGTAACAGACTAGGCTCAGAAGACtgagatgttgtttttttttaatttggagGAAAGATGTGTCCCTGCttgttaaacatattatttgtgACAATTTCGGCAATTTTTACCGTCTTTTCACCTGTTATATTTTTGCAACAAAACAAGGATcttgcttttctgagtctgagtcccAAACTTAGACTGAAGACGCTAGTAAATTGGACCCAGGTGTCGTCTGCAACGTCATCTTCAGCGTTCTCTTTTTCTTCTTACACTCAACTGCATGTCCACTTCAGTTGCGGTCAATTGTATGGGACAATTGAAAAAACGCTGCAAACTTTTAACTGAATGCGATAGGGAGCCCAGCCATAAATGCATCTTAGTTCCTGTAATCTCGTCTGGAATCAGACTCAGGGTGTGCCCACTTCCCCCGAAATCTTTGAAACTGTTTAACTTTTATGAAATATGATGCTAAGTCCTGCATGTAATAAAGGACAAATAAGCAgatcaaataaacaacaaatgaacaatGGAAAACGACTAATTATCAATTACCTTACAcaatgcttaaaatataaaaaaaaagtttagttGAGCTTAAAACAATTGAGCagcattatttaaagaaaagatTTGGTTATTATTTACATGTTGAACTTTTTAAATCAGATGATTTTGGAAAACATAATCTTAATAATATATGGTAAAAATCTTCAAATACACCAGCTTACTGAAAATttgtattatgaaaaaaaacgaaatatagTGTTTACATTTGACATGGGGTTTGACTTATATAAGTCTAAATTTGGATGTGTTGTATACATATCCTTTCTATCACACAGCCATAGTCATACAAAGTTCACATGGGgtgttatttaatattcaacttaagcTAATATTATGGCCATGcgtcattgacttcattcaatgtataggtcagttattaataacacaatatctgattagctacatcgttctaagATCAGAGAgtcaaacagacagacagacagtttatttcgacttgtaCAATCCAGTTCAAACGAATATTAAATACCAGCCCTGACAGCTTAATGGCTGAGGGGGTCGGGACCCCCGgattagcttgtatttattttccGTTCGCTTGTTATGACGCGCTTGCCTGAACAGGTTTGGCTAAGATAGAGCAGCgtgaatgttttctttattgttaATTCGTGAATCATGATAGGTGCGTGATAAACATACGGTGATAATGCAACGATTACATTCACAACCGTAATTGATTTCTTCTGTGGTCTTCTACGCAACATAACGTAACGTTGCGTAACCGCTGTTTACCTATCTTGATGTGGTGGCGTGTATTGGGAACGTGTCCATGCGTGATTGACCAATAATGACCCCTGGCCTTTATCGTGATGTGTATTGACTGACCACAACAGGAAGCGTTATCATTTGTGACCAGACTGACAGATTATACAACCTTAAGTGACGGCTGCGTGTTTACATGTGTATACTTGTTGgataaagaaacaattttatCGTATATAATAAGTAGCATTTATACATAGTGTGCAATTTAACTGTTTTTGAAACTTACATACGGTAATATAACAGGTGCGTTGGAATTTGTTTTTGTCTCTGGATGACTACAGCAGTTTGagtgatatttgatatttaaaatggtggTAGTGAATGATCAAAACATCAGTATGGAGAGTTTGATTCCAAACGTGATCACTGGAACGCTGAAGACGATGTTGCAGACGACACCTGGACCCGCCGTAACGCCTATCGGACGCCACCGCCTGGAGTATACAGTCACGGAAGAGACCGAGGTACGCCAGGTTTATTTTTTCCTTGAAACGACAATAATAGTTATTTGTAAGTAAATAcgaaatattaatacattggAGCAAATAACTTAGAtcatatagttttatatatgaTAGATTTAATTGTAAGGACACATTCTAAAATTAACACAGATATCCATATTGATCCAAATCAATCTTTACTGACGAGACTgatgaaatatgttatataaaatgatacttaCACTTCACGTGTGCCCGTGCTTTAATTCCAGGATTATGAGACGCGCGTGTACCCGTGCAGCACGTGGCTGTGTACGACAGTGGCCGGAGTGTACCAGGACGCCGCCAGAGTGGAGGCATTTCGCCGCCTCCTCGCATACAGCCAGGGAGAGAACGCTGATGGTATGAAGGGCCTttccttttttataaatacaaatgtagaaCTGTTAGAAAGAGATAGACatagttcattgttttgaaaagcGAACAGCAAAATCAATCTTTCTCAATCGTTTGATATCCCTGGCGGTTGATAACGATATAATACCATATAATACGCTTGCACCTTTAACAATAATACGGTGCTACTATACATAAAGGGCACACCTTAAATAAAGTTATGGTTGCATcaataaatgattggtaaacCGTTCTTATGCACCGTTGGACTGATGGAATCTTTTGTACTCCATAATTGAATGTGTTAATATTAGACGTCACCGACGGTTAAATTGCTGGAAATAGCATTGAGTAGAGGCCAGAACGTAACAGtatctgttgtgttttttttcaatatttttattgcatatcAGTATGACGTCATTGTGGATAGTGACCTGTCTagctgtctgtctgtcatttCCCAAGTCTATAGTCTGATCTAATGTATCAGATTGACTTTCATCATTACCCGTTTGGAgtttctttacatgttttaaggCAAATTAATCATATTCGGTTTGTCCAAAAGATACTCGTTTGAACACTATCAGTACCAAAATGAACACTTAGTCCGAGATATGTTCTTAACCAGTTCATATCTAAAACAAACGGTCACGCATTGATCATCGTCGCAATGTCACACCAAATGCTTTATCATCGGCACGAAATGTCAATGGCACCAAATGCTTAATTATCGGCACGCAATGTCACTGGCACCAAATGCTTTATCATCGGCAGGCAATGTCAATGGCACCAAATGCTTAATTATCGGCACGCAATGTCACTGTCACCAAATGCTTAATTATCGGCACGCAATGTCACTGGCACCAAATGCTTAATCATCGTCACGCAATGTCAATGACACCAAATGCTTTATTATCGGCACGCAATGTCAATGGCACCAAATGCTTTATCATCGTCACGTAATGTCAATGGCACCAAATGCTTTATAATCGGCACGCAATGTCACTGTCGTCGAATGCTCTACCATCGTTTTGTTTACAGTACTTTTTTTTCGGGGTAAATCTGCCCCGCCCCCCACGCTGCAAACATTGTTTATACTTATTATTTCTTCACTTCGCAGCGGCTCAACTATCCATAAAGCCTCCAATATTGACGCGGGTCTCCTCGGAGGGAACTGGTGGCTTCGAGCGGAAATTCATCGTCTGCACACACTTATCAACTTCCGATGGGACCACACATCCGGAACCGACCAGCCCGAATGTCTACATAGAACATTTACCAGAAATGACAGTCTTTGTTAGCAGATTTCAGGTATATATACATACGTTCTCTTTTTCCGTTccgtttataattatttacctGTACATATACAGCAAAACCTGTATATTGATGTCAAGTTTGtctttgtttacaatttaaaagaaGTGATCATTTAAGGCATTTATTGCAAGTAGACAATGTCTCGGTATGCCTTGTCTCTGTAATTAAACCCCTTTCTCGTGCCTTTGTAGGGTATATCGTGTGAGGAGAGGTGGACAAACGAGGCGCGGCAGCTGGCGGAGGTTTTAAGCCGGGTCCAGGACATCCGAACAGACTTTTACTTTACCGCCACATATGAGAGTCCTTTCCAGCTGGTTTCCGGTCGCAACGAGATCTGGTTTGTGCATTTTGACCCAGACCAGCAGTTCGCTCACACGAAACCGGAACATACCAAGCTTAAATACGGCGCACAGTCGCTGGACATTCCACCCGCTGTCTCAACACTTATGTGCTTTCTGATGTCATATTTTGCCGTGATCTCAACATTGGTCAATGGAATGTTTAACGTGACTTGTCTCGTGAAGGATAACTGGAGCAATATACGGCAACACGCGGGCGCCGTTTCTAAGAGCGTGCAACAGAATGTTTCCATCTCGACGCTTCTGCGCACTGGACTCTCGGTGGCGGGAGCGTTGTGGAATGTTACCGTTGCCGTGATAACGGGATCTTCAGACACTAATGGGCATTTAAGTAACAGGGATAGATAATGTAATATCTGTTATATTTATTGACTTATTtgatattgtattgatttatttatataattattttttagtaaaattattttatttaatgaacatgtttttattcaatgttttcaattgaGGTTTATTGttgtgtgtctgtttttttatattttaatatgatttaagaaaatataagtttaaaaaaaagaatgttgtttaatgttgtgTTGCTATTTGTCTTTGCTGCCTTGGTTTCTCGGGGGTTTAAAGTTCAACAGTAATGAACAGAAATGCGGAGAAGTATGATCGTAAatcataatatgtataaaatgaaactttttcaAATGTCTGTATTTCGTTTGAATGTTTGTTCtacatgaaacattttaattaagcCAATTTGTAATtgcaaaaacagttatattgaaattgtgggaaaaaatgtgattttttttttaaaagcggaTGATAATTCCAACTCTTTATTTCTTTGCGGACGCATACCGTTTCCGTTTTAACATGAAAATGCGTAACACATATTATGACTAATGATGTGAAAAAGGTGTAAATGTTTACATGAAATACCGGTCTTACACCACAACCAATAACCCAgtgctttcagcgctttgattgtTAAATGGTATACTGTACTACTAGTCTGTTTACGATTTTcttaaagataataaataacTACCGGGTACTGGCCAAATTTTATCGAAGGTTCTTACGTTTAAGAAGCTTTTATCAATTAGCTGAAATGCATACTTATTACATATGcacattaaattttgataaatgaaaaagcgtttattgtgattattttaaagataattcctattttAAGATTCAGAATTCTTAACAGAAAAAATAGTGCGCAAATTATAGAGATATAAAATTGTGAGCTTAGCTCAATCCTGATATGCGAGACGAAAGAAGTGTCGAGTAATTGGAGCCGCCTGGAGCGATaggttttatatgttttaacaaattaagATGCACTAGAATGTTGCAGCGCTTTAATTCAATTTTTGACCGGTATTCTTTCAATCCGATCTCTGCACGATTTACCATCTAGAGGGTTTATCCCGATTGTAAATTATAAGCCGTTTTATGTCGAGATGGGCCCCGTGAGTAAATAAACAACACGTGAAAATATGTGCATACCCCATGGGGTTTCTGTACCCTCTGGGGCGAATTTTCCCCACGTTTGAAGGTTGAGTAAATTTGCCCCCTTGGCTAGTTCATGTAATAATAACGCAACAATTGATTTGTCCCCGGgggttattttgatttttgacaGAGTTTCACAATAAatgattgatatattaaaacaatcagTATAAAGGAAGGATATTGGACggataaacacaaacacatgtattaaaTCTAACTTTGAAAAATTCTCGGCAGACTGTCTCTACCGTGAAAGgactgaaaatgtttgaaataccaATTTCATGACTGATTTCaccatatttaaaattttcatttaataaatggcggcgtagtaatgtTTTCATGTATTCATGCCCTGTTTAACTTAAAACTAATTTCGTGCATTAACTGTTATTATTTGACACATAGatgcattaattaaaattaatggaTTAATGTTCATAACACGCTTACACTGAAAATCgcgtaaataataaattatgaaaatgtcGGAGAAGTTTTTCTCCACGAACCGGAAAAAAATGACACTACGTCATCAGCTTTCCTTTAACGTGAGGGTCGTCCCACGGTAGCGATTTAGAAAACACTCTTTTCAGAAATGGatatttagaaaattaaattaaaatggttATAAACTCCGaaaaaaaagcataaaagaaacaattcGCCACAAGTGAAAAGAGTTTTCTATgacacgagtgaaataaaaaaaaaaatcttacactgtaatcaacaaatatcctctataccATGTGTTTAATAGAATTTATAACTTAATatgatgtttaatgtatttttcaattttcattctattCAACTTTCCTTTTTCTCAATTGTTATATGAACGCGTCCTAAAATACCAATGGACAAATTCTCACGCTGGTATATTTAAGCCCATGGACAAATGTTGGGCGTATAAACGCGATGTATGACTGGAATCAAAGAACTGACAGACCTCACATAGACTTGAATGcatgatgcagatcccaacagctgcccctggcttacttttaatagttgcctgtggcctcagttgggtaaaatcagtcttgaccctgaaaataaagaaaatacaacattttatgggTTGCTTAACACGTCATGGAACACAATTCaactattaaacatgatttgtcgACGATATGTCAACTTTCTATAAAAGCAAAAAATCCACTGGGGTTTTGTGCGATTGTGAATTTCATTCACGTCTAGGTTATCAACGTACATCTCTGGTTACCAGGATAACGAAAGGAAAACTTTTGAAGATTAtataatttccaaatatttctacacaacattagttttgggcACTTGAGCAAAAGGACTCAGATGACTGATATAGAGTCATCATGGACGTCTTTCTttcattaattatgtttttatgcactagtcatttgtaACTAAGAAAATGTAGATGTGAACACTCCAAGGggagtaataatttattttcaactttcaattttggctcaactttaaaatattgccttaaatttgaccaatttgccTACGTACGTTTCccgcatttttttcaaaatgacagtaatatgctacTCCCTAATcttaattatcataataatcaacaacatcatcacaaccacgatcatcatcaccacaaacacaaccaccaccatcatcctcacaaccatcatcatcataattatcatcatcgtttctgttgaaatattaaaactctattttttagctttataataaatggttcagttaatcctctttatgtgaCAAAAAGGCACAGCtgcgccccatataagcaatttctgctttatgcgttgatCGTCGCCGCATAAACTTGGTCGCCCTGTTTAGGCGTTAAAAAAATCACCGCAAAAACACACCTTTACGTGGCGATGCTTCCATGCGGCGTTACACAGCTGGTATGGTGAACGcttgtgccaagttattttgaaatattttcattggttgaGTTAGGAGTGAAGCAGAGAACACGAAATAGGGGACTTAGGGCTTCATAGCATAAAACACGAGGACACtcgttaaatgtttaaaatgtctataacagtaatttgatattaataagtttgtgcattttttaaaaaatccttAATAATATTACTGTCAATGATCTGAAGTCATGATAACAGAATCATTTAATCctaaacagttatttttataGTGATTTGGATACTATTCGACGAACCTGATGTTTTACAAATGTGGAAAGCGATATCTTTAGCTTTACTTAATTACTTTTACTTAGTGCTATTGTGTTATTCATAGACCGCTCAAAGGGCGAAAGTACAACGCCTGTCCCAGGACAACCCCCAGCCCCCCTCTCCCCcccatacacacacacatacccCGTCTTCCTTGTCACAGGTTAGACAGCCTGACAGTGAAGTCATTGAATTTCTTCGTTCAGAGATCCCTTGGGTGCTGGATGGAAGACGCATGTGACGGCAACCGATCATTAGATATCAACCTTTCTCTTTTAAACCGTGCCTACAACCTGTCTTCTTTTTCCGTTTCATTATAATGAAGAAAAATGTTCGTGCATATTTATTTGGTTATTGGTTCTTTCCACAATATTCACTCATTGTCCACCGAATGCGAGCCTTATTAATATTTGAGCCTGCAACCTACCAGTCAAAACGTGTACAATTTCGAACATAGCAAAAGTGTTCTTGACTGcggtaaaaaaaataagaaaatatggaCATTCTTATAATCATCATTTGTTTGATGGGCATTCTATAGgctatgtttaaaatgtcaaataagcTTGTATcacaataaatttattaactAGATTTTCCTCGCGAATCTTAGTTTGATCTTCATTCCATTTAAATTTATAACCAAgcatttggtcacgtggattcaTTGCCTTTTTATACGGACGGACAGAAGACGGAAA
The Mya arenaria isolate MELC-2E11 chromosome 12, ASM2691426v1 DNA segment above includes these coding regions:
- the LOC128212169 gene encoding uncharacterized protein LOC128212169, whose amino-acid sequence is MVVVNDQNISMESLIPNVITGTLKTMLQTTPGPAVTPIGRHRLEYTVTEETEDYETRVYPCSTWLCTTVAGVYQDAARVEAFRRLLAYSQGENADAAQLSIKPPILTRVSSEGTGGFERKFIVCTHLSTSDGTTHPEPTSPNVYIEHLPEMTVFVSRFQGISCEERWTNEARQLAEVLSRVQDIRTDFYFTATYESPFQLVSGRNEIWFVHFDPDQQFAHTKPEHTKLKYGAQSLDIPPAVSTLMCFLMSYFAVISTLVNGMFNVTCLVKDNWSNIRQHAGAVSKSVQQNVSISTLLRTGLSVAGALWNVTVAVITGSSDTNGHLSNRDR